Sequence from the bacterium genome:
AGCATACGATGCGCCTGCACCCAGCCATTGGTCGGAACTTGCGAGCCGCCGCAAGATGTTCCGGCCTCGGCGGCGTAATACCACAAGCTCATTTGCGCATTCAAGATCGTGGCGTTGGTGGGAATGCCTACCCCGCACACATTGAACTTCACCAACGCACGTTTCTTGTCCGTACACTGATACTTGCCCACGAACAATTGGCTGTTGTTGATGTTGGAGGCGCCGTACAAATAGGTATCATCGCTCGCCGTAAGGTTGGTGGTGGGATCGATGATCAGCGGCCCGGGCGTCGCCTCTCGCACCCAGCGCCACGGCACACCGATGAGCAGGTAGTTTTTTCCGCGCTCGGAATAAACAATGCGCCGCACCGGTATACGATCTTCTTCATTATTTACCGCCCAGGCGACATCTGGCGGAAAAAAGCAATAAAGATCCTCTGTGTCGTATTCAAAGTCGAGGCGGCTCTCACCGTCATAGGCAAAGCGATTACCTGGATTGATGGGATTTCTGCCGCCAACGCCATGGGCAAACACCTTCAGGTTATTGGGCGATAAAGAGAATTCTGCGGCGAACACCAAATACGTATGCTCGGGCGAGAGGCGAAACTGTGTCGGGTCGGGCAGGGCCTCACGCGCGGCCTGGGAGATGGCAAACTCTTCCTTAAGCTGGCTGGCGCCGCAGGTGTAGCGCGCCGTGATGCCCTCGAAAATTTGCGGGAAATTGATTTCATTTTCAGAGGCAAAGGGTGTTGTTGCTCTGGCGTTTTGCAGGATTTGATAGACATAGCTCAAGCGGTCAAAATAGCCAAAGCTCAGCAATTGCCAGCGGAGCTGCATTGCCGGCAGCCGCGGCGAGGCCGGGCCGCGGAATTTTTCGTGCACCGGGCGGGGAATTTCGAGTACCGCGGCATATTCGTCATTTTTGCCCTGAAAACGAACCCTTTACAGGGCGTCGGAAATGTCGTAGACACCTGGTTCATCGGGTCTCAAACTCGTATCGGCCTGTTTGAAACACCCATCAGCAGCACAGAAATCGACACGGCTAACACTGATGCTGGGCACAAGCAAGCTACTTCAACCATCTAAACTCACCGTTCTCCCATTTGGCGCTCG
This genomic interval carries:
- a CDS encoding DNRLRE domain-containing protein, coding for MHEKFRGPASPRLPAMQLRWQLLSFGYFDRLSYVYQILQNARATTPFASENEINFPQIFEGITARYTCGASQLKEEFAISQAAREALPDPTQFRLSPEHTYLVFAAEFSLSPNNLKVFAHGVGGRNPINPGNRFAYDGESRLDFEYDTEDLYCFFPPDVAWAVNNEEDRIPVRRIVYSERGKNYLLIGVPWRWVREATPGPLIIDPTTNLTASDDTYLYGASNINNSQLFVGKYQCTDKKRALVKFNVCGVGIPTNATILNAQMSLWYYAAEAGTSCGGSQVPTNGWVQAHRMLVPGHEAQATRDVRLTGVNWNTPCAAINGTDALATMESTVQVKQSETGTWKSWTLTNAVQDWLADPNNNHGVILWTPDEDLDGYDMRFRSSEHTNKPKLDVVWSNQPKTLLCDEASLTRPARPMSCGGGP